One window of Sporocytophaga myxococcoides DSM 11118 genomic DNA carries:
- a CDS encoding response regulator: MKKIDKILLVDNDNVNNFLNARLLKKLEIANEINVALNGKEAINHINKSATCPELILLDINMPVMDGFEFLNSYKTHTSSDPVIVVLTTSSNENDMSKLENHPSVMGYLNKPLTAEKINSVMEKHFS, from the coding sequence ATGAAAAAGATTGATAAAATTCTTCTCGTTGATAATGATAATGTAAACAATTTTTTAAACGCAAGGCTTCTCAAAAAGCTTGAAATAGCTAATGAAATAAATGTAGCATTAAATGGAAAAGAAGCTATTAATCATATCAATAAAAGCGCAACCTGTCCCGAGTTAATTCTTCTGGATATTAATATGCCAGTGATGGATGGTTTTGAATTTCTGAACTCTTATAAAACACATACTTCGAGCGATCCGGTAATTGTAGTTCTCACAACTTCATCCAATGAAAATGATATGAGCAAACTGGAAAATCATCCTTCTGTAATGGGATACCTCAACAAGCCCCTTACTGCGGAAAAGATCAATTCCGTTATGGAAAAGCATTTCAGCTGA
- a CDS encoding biliverdin-producing heme oxygenase, protein MLLEKIKRQTAENHAAMENSNLMKPVVSRELSLESYKNILIKFYGFFHPLENSINSFSDIHNYLHDFETRRKSTALKDDLHKLGCNEEINLCNDLPEIKTSSQALGCLYVMEGSTLGGRMISRIISETISLNKDSGVSFFNGYGEETGKKWKSFCEALTHYSSAVNDDDTIIDAANETFIKFKNWVESEQKSL, encoded by the coding sequence ATGCTTCTTGAAAAAATAAAACGGCAAACTGCCGAAAACCATGCAGCTATGGAAAATAGCAATTTAATGAAGCCTGTTGTCAGTCGGGAGCTTAGCCTGGAATCTTACAAAAATATACTGATCAAATTTTATGGTTTTTTTCATCCTCTTGAAAATTCAATTAATAGCTTTTCTGATATTCATAATTATCTGCATGATTTTGAAACAAGGAGAAAGTCAACTGCATTAAAGGATGATCTTCACAAGCTTGGGTGTAATGAAGAAATCAATCTTTGCAATGACTTACCGGAAATAAAAACTTCATCTCAGGCTCTTGGATGCCTTTATGTTATGGAGGGTTCAACCCTTGGAGGAAGAATGATATCCAGAATTATTAGTGAAACTATCTCTTTAAATAAAGACTCTGGTGTAAGTTTCTTCAATGGATACGGAGAAGAAACAGGAAAAAAATGGAAATCATTCTGTGAAGCTTTAACCCATTATAGCAGCGCTGTAAATGATGATGACACCATCATTGATGCTGCAAATGAAACTTTCATTAAATTTAAAAACTGGGTAGAGTCAGAACAGAAATCTTTATAA